From one Geoalkalibacter halelectricus genomic stretch:
- a CDS encoding Rne/Rng family ribonuclease — protein sequence MSRKMLINATHAEEHRVAIVEDGFLTELDIEITGKEQTKGNIYKAVVVRVESGLQAAFVDYGGERLGFLQIGEIHPSLLPGSDGNGRSRPRINEILRPGQEILVQVLKEERGTKGAALTTYLSLPGRYMVLMPESPTKGVSRKIEEEAERKKLKKAMAELDLPENMGYIVRTAGIGKPPEELRRDFDNLVKVYQGIQERSRQAKAPSLVYRESNLIIRCIRDYFTEDTEEVLVDDPTVFEEAREFFRMLMPDKVRLVKLHQERRPIFSRYQIEEQIETIAHNKVPLPSGGSIVLDATEALVAIDVNSGKMAGEQGIEGTATRTNLEAAVEIARQLRLRDLAGLVVIDFIDMRDRKNIRAVEKALRDALKRDKSRVTVGRISQFGLLEMSRQRLKPMLAAASFLECPHCQGRGRVKSVEAQGVAFMRRIQTAVAKGQVRRAEGFLPLDVADYLLNYKREDLTAMENRYDMEIILHGRAGLLSHQADLTLVKREREEEPRGRMELEPVEPVELLIEAQEPAPAAEPKPASASEEVAPPQLAEEEEKPAKKKRRRRRRKKATPGETAAAAAPEAGGTPPEQAPVPEPEAAAETASEQAPAEPKAEPKAEPKAEPKAEPKAEPKAEPKAEPKAEPNAEPKAEPKAEPKAEPKAEPKAKARPRRRKKTEAAAQSGGGEPSSTTAEQQPLETPASIQAPPPVEMASVDTQAPVKSPTKRPRRAAPKKAAAQKQVDAAQLSSASGTEDNTATPPAPAIDKDVVQAPEDKPKTPRKRKSTPAKKPAKAQADAASADEAPAAQTGASSSAVETPTKPPAKRTSSARKKPAAKRTKDPKPPQPEDS from the coding sequence ATGAGTCGTAAGATGCTGATCAACGCCACCCATGCCGAGGAGCATCGGGTGGCCATCGTCGAGGACGGCTTTCTGACCGAACTCGACATCGAAATCACCGGCAAGGAACAAACCAAGGGCAACATCTACAAAGCGGTGGTGGTTCGCGTGGAAAGCGGCCTGCAAGCCGCTTTTGTCGATTATGGCGGCGAACGCCTGGGCTTTTTACAGATCGGCGAAATTCATCCCAGCCTCCTTCCCGGCAGCGACGGCAACGGGCGCAGCCGCCCGCGCATCAACGAAATCTTACGTCCCGGCCAGGAAATCCTGGTGCAGGTTCTCAAGGAGGAACGCGGCACCAAGGGCGCGGCCCTCACCACCTATCTCTCCCTGCCGGGCCGCTACATGGTGCTGATGCCCGAAAGCCCGACCAAGGGCGTCTCGCGCAAGATCGAGGAGGAAGCCGAGCGCAAGAAACTCAAAAAAGCCATGGCGGAGCTCGATCTGCCTGAAAACATGGGCTATATCGTGCGCACTGCCGGCATCGGCAAACCACCCGAGGAGTTGCGTCGCGACTTCGATAACCTGGTCAAAGTCTATCAGGGCATACAGGAGCGCAGCCGCCAGGCCAAGGCTCCCAGCCTGGTGTACCGCGAATCCAACCTGATCATCCGCTGCATTCGCGATTATTTCACCGAAGACACCGAGGAGGTTCTGGTCGACGATCCCACCGTTTTTGAGGAAGCGCGCGAATTCTTCCGCATGCTCATGCCGGACAAAGTGCGCCTGGTCAAACTCCACCAGGAACGCCGCCCGATCTTTTCCCGTTATCAGATCGAGGAACAGATCGAGACCATCGCCCACAACAAGGTGCCTCTGCCTTCGGGCGGCTCCATCGTCCTGGATGCCACCGAAGCCCTGGTGGCCATTGATGTGAATTCCGGCAAAATGGCCGGCGAGCAGGGTATCGAGGGGACCGCAACCCGCACCAACCTGGAAGCCGCGGTGGAGATCGCCCGCCAGTTGCGCCTGCGCGACCTCGCCGGCCTGGTCGTCATCGACTTCATCGACATGCGCGACCGCAAGAACATCCGCGCGGTGGAAAAGGCCTTGCGCGACGCCCTCAAGCGCGACAAGTCGCGGGTCACCGTGGGCCGTATCAGCCAGTTCGGCCTGCTGGAAATGAGCCGCCAACGCCTCAAACCCATGCTTGCGGCGGCCTCCTTTCTGGAATGCCCCCATTGCCAGGGGCGCGGACGCGTCAAAAGCGTCGAAGCCCAGGGGGTCGCGTTCATGCGCCGTATCCAGACCGCCGTGGCCAAGGGCCAGGTGCGCCGTGCCGAAGGATTTCTGCCCCTCGATGTCGCCGATTATCTGCTCAACTACAAGCGCGAGGATCTCACCGCCATGGAGAACCGCTACGACATGGAGATCATTCTCCATGGCCGTGCCGGACTGCTCAGCCATCAGGCCGATCTGACCCTGGTCAAGAGGGAAAGGGAAGAGGAACCGCGCGGCAGAATGGAACTTGAGCCGGTGGAGCCGGTGGAACTGTTGATCGAGGCGCAAGAACCGGCCCCTGCCGCCGAACCCAAGCCCGCCTCGGCAAGCGAGGAAGTCGCACCTCCCCAGCTCGCCGAGGAAGAGGAAAAGCCCGCGAAAAAGAAACGCAGACGTCGCCGGCGCAAAAAAGCGACCCCTGGTGAAACCGCAGCGGCCGCCGCCCCGGAAGCCGGCGGAACTCCTCCCGAGCAGGCTCCCGTGCCGGAGCCTGAGGCTGCGGCCGAGACCGCTTCGGAGCAGGCACCGGCCGAGCCCAAAGCCGAGCCCAAAGCCGAGCCCAAAGCCGAGCCCAAAGCCGAACCCAAAGCCGAACCCAAAGCCGAACCCAAAGCCGAACCCAAAGCCGAACCCAACGCCGAACCCAAGGCCGAACCCAAGGCCGAACCCAAGGCCGAACCTAAGGCCGAACCCAAGGCCAAGGCACGACCGCGGCGGCGCAAAAAAACCGAAGCTGCAGCCCAATCCGGTGGCGGCGAACCATCCAGCACCACCGCCGAGCAACAGCCCCTGGAGACGCCAGCGTCTATCCAAGCGCCTCCCCCTGTGGAAATGGCTTCCGTGGACACCCAGGCGCCGGTCAAGTCACCGACCAAGCGCCCGCGCCGTGCAGCGCCGAAAAAAGCAGCAGCCCAGAAACAAGTGGATGCCGCACAGCTCTCTTCGGCATCCGGCACAGAGGACAACACCGCGACACCCCCAGCGCCCGCCATCGATAAAGATGTCGTTCAAGCGCCGGAGGACAAGCCCAAAACACCGCGTAAGCGCAAAAGCACCCCGGCCAAGAAACCGGCCAAGGCGCAAGCCGATGCCGCGAGCGCAGATGAGGCACCAGCCGCCCAAACCGGCGCATCCTCATCGGCCGTGGAGACCCCGACCAAGCCGCCCGCCAAGCGCACCAGTTCCGCGCGTAAAAAACCCGCGGCCAAGAGAACCAAGGATCCAAAACCCCCTCAGCCCGAGGATTCCTAG
- a CDS encoding Smr/MutS family protein: protein MARKKKPTGPAKPNPKDFSHTPFKDLKGVCHFPDGESQKAASTPEPAAEKPVADASEECLFLEEMAMLRVTARPGRDSDDSAQERRAGNPAAEDDLSAGSTAALSDEDEALFLEALGTLDRTFVDAVPEPPTPPQASPRRMRELARGRRRPEAELDLHGLDRLRARERVRHFLDNSRFHGLSTVLVITGRGLHSDEEPVLRSELERFLEEEGRTWAVEWGRAPRRYGGEGALVIFLKNS from the coding sequence ATGGCGCGGAAAAAAAAGCCGACCGGGCCCGCCAAGCCCAATCCCAAGGATTTCTCGCACACCCCCTTCAAGGATCTGAAGGGGGTGTGTCATTTTCCGGACGGCGAGAGCCAGAAGGCCGCGTCCACCCCGGAGCCTGCTGCCGAGAAGCCGGTAGCCGACGCTTCCGAGGAATGCCTGTTTCTCGAGGAAATGGCGATGCTGCGCGTCACGGCACGCCCGGGGCGCGACAGCGACGATTCGGCTCAGGAGAGGAGGGCAGGCAACCCTGCGGCCGAAGATGACCTGTCCGCAGGCTCCACGGCGGCGCTCTCGGACGAGGATGAAGCGTTGTTCCTGGAGGCCCTCGGCACCCTGGATCGCACCTTTGTCGATGCTGTTCCCGAACCGCCCACACCGCCCCAGGCCTCGCCGCGGCGCATGCGCGAACTTGCGCGGGGCCGCCGCCGGCCCGAGGCCGAATTGGACCTGCACGGCCTCGATCGCCTGCGCGCTCGCGAGCGTGTGCGGCATTTTCTCGACAACAGTCGCTTCCACGGCTTAAGCACCGTGCTGGTGATTACCGGGCGGGGACTGCATTCGGATGAAGAGCCAGTGCTGCGCTCCGAACTGGAGCGCTTTTTGGAAGAGGAAGGCCGCACCTGGGCGGTGGAGTGGGGGCGGGCACCACGGCGCTATGGCGGAGAAGGGGCCTTGGTTATATTCCTGAAAAACAGCTGA
- a CDS encoding tetratricopeptide repeat protein gives MYNIAISLGLCVLTTILLRAVFGLGLWLSTLISLVVFTVCYLILTRMVMKKVAALMDTAQRDLQAGRVDKAIKTLESGHRFSAWQFYVKGQINAQIGTLLFMRRDFNKAFDYLQKGFVRHWVAMGMLGICYMKRNQTTKMVETFDRAVAANKKEPLLWNLYAYCLERVGDKEKAIQIMEKGIKKVGGDENLSANLQALKEGRRMKMRLYGDLWYQFHLEKPGAVVKEQTKAVMGRRKIVRR, from the coding sequence ATGTACAACATTGCCATTTCCCTCGGCCTCTGCGTTCTGACGACAATTCTCCTGCGAGCGGTATTCGGGCTCGGCCTGTGGCTTTCCACCCTGATTTCCCTGGTGGTTTTTACTGTCTGTTATCTGATTCTGACCCGCATGGTCATGAAAAAGGTTGCCGCGCTTATGGATACCGCCCAGCGCGATTTGCAGGCCGGCCGGGTGGACAAGGCCATCAAGACCCTGGAGTCGGGTCATCGCTTCAGCGCTTGGCAATTCTATGTCAAAGGCCAGATCAACGCCCAGATCGGAACTCTGCTGTTCATGCGCCGCGACTTCAACAAGGCCTTTGATTATCTGCAAAAGGGCTTCGTGCGTCACTGGGTGGCCATGGGGATGCTCGGCATCTGCTACATGAAGCGCAACCAGACCACCAAAATGGTGGAAACTTTCGACCGGGCGGTGGCGGCGAACAAGAAGGAGCCGCTGCTGTGGAATCTCTACGCCTATTGCCTGGAGCGCGTCGGCGACAAGGAAAAAGCCATCCAGATCATGGAAAAGGGGATTAAGAAGGTCGGCGGCGATGAAAACCTCTCCGCCAACCTGCAAGCCCTCAAGGAAGGCCGTCGCATGAAGATGCGTCTCTACGGCGATCTCTGGTACCAGTTTCACCTGGAGAAGCCGGGTGCAGTGGTTAAGGAGCAGACCAAGGCCGTCATGGGGCGTCGCAAGATCGTGCGCCGCTAG
- a CDS encoding LysM peptidoglycan-binding domain-containing protein, producing MVKLCLLLALALFAGGCSLEAFSRSAQESASSAALATGPESSSQVGQQGAAGYSGKDFSGEGLTEEEHGAEPQTSMDLADSVWEPDFNLIEDAETAADLELLEVNPVFLESEGEIRVCLQPAFDFPVVENEQVRYFVDLYSGPARQTFARWLERSGRYIPMMRSIFAEYGLPEDLAYLAMIESGFNSRAYSWAHAVGPWQFIESTGRMYGLENDWWFDERRDPEKATHAAARYLRDLHRQFDGDWYLAVAAYNAGPGRIQGAIRTFGERDFWKISRGQHLQLETRQFVPKLLASLIIIRDLEGHGFTDLEFHEALAYDVATVPSATDLQLVAELSGVSYDEIKALNPELKRWSTPPGRKNHALRLPVGSKDAFVAAYAQVPVAKRVRYHHHRVQAGDTLLKLAGQYQIRVEDIVALNNIRDPRALRIGSDLILPLREGYSPRVLEELADDHARSRRRTYTVRQGDSLWSIARRFDVTERELRVWNNLGWSNLLRPGQVLAVSAPGRATAASSQRSQAPRSQITYTVKPGDTLWDIGRRYQVGTREIKDWNNLKQGHVLRPGDQLTLMVPQAQRG from the coding sequence ATGGTGAAATTATGTTTGTTGCTGGCCCTGGCGCTTTTCGCCGGCGGGTGCAGCCTGGAGGCGTTTAGCCGCAGCGCGCAAGAATCCGCCAGCTCCGCCGCTCTTGCGACCGGCCCGGAAAGTTCATCCCAGGTTGGGCAGCAGGGTGCCGCGGGCTATAGCGGCAAGGATTTCAGTGGCGAGGGGCTCACGGAAGAGGAGCACGGCGCCGAACCTCAAACAAGCATGGATCTCGCCGACAGCGTCTGGGAACCGGATTTCAATTTGATCGAGGATGCCGAAACGGCCGCCGATCTCGAACTGCTCGAGGTCAACCCGGTATTCCTCGAAAGTGAGGGCGAGATCCGGGTCTGCCTTCAGCCTGCTTTTGATTTCCCTGTGGTGGAAAATGAGCAGGTCCGCTATTTCGTCGATCTCTACAGCGGCCCGGCGCGGCAGACCTTCGCGCGCTGGCTGGAGCGCTCGGGGCGCTACATCCCCATGATGCGTAGCATTTTCGCCGAATACGGGCTGCCCGAGGATCTGGCCTATCTGGCCATGATCGAATCGGGGTTCAACAGCCGTGCCTACAGCTGGGCCCACGCGGTCGGCCCCTGGCAATTCATCGAAAGTACCGGGCGCATGTACGGGCTTGAAAACGATTGGTGGTTCGATGAGCGCCGCGATCCGGAAAAAGCAACCCACGCGGCCGCCCGCTATCTGCGCGACCTCCATCGCCAGTTCGACGGCGACTGGTACCTGGCGGTCGCCGCCTACAACGCCGGTCCCGGCCGCATTCAGGGTGCCATTCGCACCTTTGGCGAGCGCGATTTCTGGAAGATCTCACGCGGCCAGCACCTGCAGCTCGAAACCCGTCAATTTGTGCCTAAATTGCTCGCTTCTCTCATCATCATCCGTGATCTGGAGGGCCATGGCTTCACCGATCTCGAATTTCACGAAGCACTGGCCTACGACGTGGCCACGGTACCCAGCGCCACCGATCTGCAACTGGTGGCGGAGTTGAGCGGTGTCTCCTACGACGAAATCAAGGCGCTCAACCCGGAGCTCAAACGCTGGAGCACCCCGCCGGGGCGTAAAAACCACGCCTTGCGTCTTCCCGTCGGCAGTAAGGATGCTTTTGTCGCGGCCTACGCCCAGGTACCTGTGGCCAAGCGGGTTCGCTATCACCACCACCGTGTGCAGGCGGGCGACACCCTGCTCAAGTTGGCCGGCCAATATCAAATTCGCGTCGAGGACATCGTGGCTCTCAACAACATTCGCGATCCGCGTGCCCTGCGCATCGGCAGCGATCTGATCCTGCCCCTGCGGGAGGGTTACAGCCCGCGGGTGCTCGAGGAGTTGGCCGACGACCACGCGCGCAGCCGGCGGCGCACCTACACGGTGCGTCAGGGGGACAGCCTGTGGTCCATCGCGCGGCGCTTTGACGTGACCGAGCGCGAACTGCGGGTGTGGAACAATTTGGGCTGGAGCAACCTGCTGCGCCCCGGCCAGGTGTTGGCCGTATCGGCACCCGGCCGTGCCACGGCCGCTTCGAGCCAGCGCAGCCAGGCGCCGCGCAGCCAAATCACCTACACCGTCAAGCCGGGCGATACCCTGTGGGATATCGGGCGGCGCTACCAGGTTGGCACGCGCGAAATCAAGGATTGGAACAATCTCAAGCAGGGCCATGTCCTGCGTCCCGGTGACCAACTCACCCTGATGGTGCCCCAGGCGCAGCGCGGCTGA
- the hflX gene encoding GTPase HflX, producing the protein MVLDGNLTGLKPSQIKALERIDRRRIPPDQVVTGELARFLTELSRDIRRQLGVIVDRQGLILHVLVGDDREILIPDLSRFGLGRSRLRGLRCIHTHLKGEGLSQDDLTDLALLRLDLMAAVAVGEDGLPGRIDYAHLLPDNPEGKTVEILSAPSVYDLRLDFSRFIESLESEMERRMGETFDLSDTREKAILISAGSEPRPELEDSLGELAELARTADVVVLDRVVQRTQKIHPRFLMGEGKLREVIIRALQQGATLLIFDQDLSPGQVRSIAEMTEMKVIDRTQLILDIFARRAHTLDGKVQVEVAQLKYLMPRLLGKGTAMSRLMGGIGGRGPGETKLEVDRRRIRDRLSRLEKQLENLARGRRQRRQRRIRAEVPIISIVGYTNAGKSTLLNALTQSAVFTEDLLFATLDTSTRRLRFPQEREVIITDTVGFIRKLPKSLIGAFKATLEELEDADLLLHVVDISAERFEEHIAAVERILQDLDLATLPRLLVFNKIDRLPPGETAALCRRFEAIGVSALDRDSFTPLLDELQRRFWPEEGCDEGRQGGQDSE; encoded by the coding sequence ATCGTGCTAGACGGCAATCTGACCGGCCTTAAACCCAGCCAGATCAAGGCCCTGGAGCGCATTGACCGGCGGCGTATTCCGCCCGACCAGGTCGTGACCGGGGAACTGGCGCGGTTTCTCACCGAACTCTCGCGCGACATCCGGCGCCAACTCGGTGTCATCGTCGATCGCCAAGGCCTCATCCTGCATGTCCTGGTCGGCGACGACCGCGAAATCCTCATTCCCGACCTCTCGCGCTTTGGCCTCGGGCGCAGCCGCCTGCGTGGTCTGCGCTGCATCCATACCCACCTTAAGGGTGAAGGTTTGTCCCAGGACGACCTCACCGACCTGGCCCTTTTGCGTCTGGACCTGATGGCGGCCGTCGCCGTCGGCGAGGACGGTTTGCCGGGTCGTATCGACTACGCCCACCTGCTTCCTGACAATCCCGAGGGAAAAACCGTCGAAATCCTCTCCGCGCCGTCGGTGTATGATTTGCGTCTCGATTTTTCGCGGTTCATCGAGTCGCTGGAGTCGGAGATGGAACGGCGTATGGGCGAAACCTTCGACCTCTCCGATACGCGGGAAAAAGCGATTCTGATTTCAGCGGGGAGTGAACCGCGCCCGGAACTTGAGGACTCCCTCGGTGAACTGGCCGAGCTGGCCCGCACCGCCGATGTGGTGGTGTTGGATCGCGTGGTGCAGCGCACCCAGAAAATCCATCCGCGTTTTCTCATGGGCGAGGGCAAGCTGCGCGAGGTGATCATTCGTGCCTTGCAGCAGGGAGCGACCCTGCTGATCTTCGACCAGGATCTCTCTCCCGGGCAGGTGCGCTCCATTGCGGAGATGACGGAGATGAAGGTCATCGACCGCACTCAGCTGATTCTCGATATTTTCGCCCGCCGGGCGCACACCCTGGACGGCAAGGTGCAGGTCGAGGTGGCGCAGCTCAAATACCTCATGCCGCGTCTGCTTGGCAAGGGAACCGCCATGTCGCGCCTGATGGGCGGCATCGGCGGCCGCGGTCCCGGCGAAACCAAGCTGGAGGTCGACCGGCGGCGTATCCGCGATCGCCTCTCGCGTCTGGAGAAGCAGCTGGAGAACCTGGCGCGCGGCCGGCGCCAGAGGCGCCAACGGCGGATTCGCGCCGAGGTGCCGATCATCTCCATCGTCGGTTACACCAACGCCGGCAAATCGACCCTGTTGAATGCTCTGACCCAGAGCGCGGTGTTTACCGAAGATCTTTTGTTCGCCACCCTGGATACTTCCACGCGCCGCCTGCGGTTTCCCCAGGAGCGTGAGGTCATCATTACCGACACGGTCGGATTCATTCGCAAGTTGCCCAAGAGTCTGATTGGCGCCTTTAAGGCGACCCTCGAAGAACTTGAGGACGCCGACCTGTTGCTGCACGTGGTGGATATCTCCGCCGAGCGCTTCGAGGAACACATCGCCGCCGTGGAGCGCATATTGCAAGACCTCGACCTGGCGACCCTGCCGCGCCTGCTGGTGTTCAACAAGATTGACCGCCTGCCCCCCGGTGAAACGGCCGCCCTGTGTCGCCGTTTCGAGGCGATCGGGGTCAGCGCTTTGGATCGTGACTCCTTCACGCCGCTGCTCGATGAGCTGCAAAGGCGTTTCTGGCCCGAGGAAGGCTGTGACGAGGGACGCCAAGGCGGGCAGGATTCTGAATAG
- the fabI gene encoding enoyl-ACP reductase FabI, with product MSLLAGKRGIIFGVANDKSIAWGISQALSEAGAELAFTYLNGSLEKRVRPLAESLGSSLILPCDVQKDEDIDQVFADVEKAWGGLDFVIHSVAYADREDLKRPFSQTTREGFALAMDVSAYSLVAVSRRAAPLMKSGGSIVTLSYLGAQRAVPNYNVMGVAKAALEASVRYLAAELGPEGIRVNAISAGPIKTLAASGIGQFKEKIKLMDDYAPLRRTVTQEEVGKSALYFVSDLASGVTGETHFVDAGFNVIVSA from the coding sequence ATGTCACTTCTCGCCGGAAAACGCGGCATCATCTTCGGTGTCGCCAACGATAAAAGCATCGCCTGGGGGATCTCTCAGGCCCTGAGCGAAGCCGGGGCGGAACTGGCCTTCACCTACCTCAACGGCTCTCTGGAAAAGCGGGTGCGCCCTCTGGCGGAAAGCTTGGGCTCAAGTCTGATTTTGCCCTGCGATGTGCAGAAGGACGAAGACATCGACCAGGTTTTTGCCGACGTCGAGAAAGCCTGGGGCGGTCTTGATTTCGTTATTCATTCGGTTGCCTACGCCGACCGCGAGGATCTCAAGCGGCCCTTCAGCCAAACCACCCGTGAAGGTTTCGCCCTGGCCATGGATGTGAGCGCCTATTCCCTGGTGGCCGTCAGTCGGCGCGCGGCCCCGTTGATGAAGAGCGGCGGCAGCATCGTGACCCTGTCCTATTTGGGGGCCCAGCGCGCGGTGCCCAACTACAACGTCATGGGTGTGGCCAAGGCGGCGCTGGAAGCCTCAGTGCGCTATCTTGCCGCGGAACTCGGCCCGGAGGGAATCCGCGTCAACGCCATTTCCGCCGGTCCGATCAAGACCCTGGCGGCCTCGGGTATCGGCCAGTTCAAGGAAAAGATCAAGCTGATGGACGACTACGCTCCCCTGCGGCGCACCGTCACCCAGGAAGAGGTGGGCAAGTCGGCCCTGTACTTCGTCTCCGATCTGGCCAGCGGCGTCACCGGCGAAACCCACTTCGTCGACGCCGGCTTCAATGTCATCGTCAGTGCCTGA
- a CDS encoding class I SAM-dependent rRNA methyltransferase, producing MARSFVVGPETVRMLELGHPWVIADRHTKRWAQSRAGEVAALTDQSGRFLATALMDPGDRVVARVLDFAPLRFDGPWLRERLSQAQARRRQADLENSTAYRLVNGEGDGLPGLVVERYGDFLLVQLYSRAWEAHLDLLTATLAEVVRPTGIYLKTRPRQTRDLAAKGQTGKLGRLVWGKQARFPLRVSENGLTFLVDLQEGLHSGLFLDQRRNRRDFMNRVAGRTVLNLFAFTGAFSVAAAASGASQVTSVDAAGAYLERAEENFRVNGLDPSAHEFLTGDCFRVLDELVRAGRRFETVLMDPPSFSTTRQSRFTTRGGTSDLVAQSLRLLPPGGLLICSSNHQKVDLADFLKEIRRGALQGGRDLRVLATYAQPEDFPYPVTFPEGRYLKYLVMEAGAEPRAPS from the coding sequence ATGGCGCGTTCGTTCGTGGTGGGCCCTGAAACCGTCCGGATGCTCGAACTTGGGCACCCCTGGGTGATCGCCGATCGCCATACCAAGCGCTGGGCCCAGTCGCGAGCCGGGGAAGTGGCGGCACTGACGGACCAAAGCGGCCGCTTTCTGGCCACGGCCCTGATGGACCCAGGCGATCGCGTGGTCGCGCGGGTGCTGGATTTTGCGCCCCTGCGTTTCGACGGTCCCTGGTTGCGCGAGCGCCTCAGTCAGGCGCAGGCGCGACGTCGCCAGGCCGACCTGGAGAATTCGACCGCCTATCGCCTGGTCAACGGCGAGGGTGACGGCCTGCCGGGTCTGGTGGTGGAGAGGTACGGGGATTTTCTGCTCGTCCAGCTCTATTCGCGCGCCTGGGAGGCGCATCTTGACCTGCTCACCGCAACGCTGGCCGAAGTTGTGCGACCCACGGGCATTTATCTCAAGACGCGCCCGCGTCAGACCCGCGATTTGGCCGCCAAGGGGCAGACAGGTAAGCTGGGCCGTCTGGTATGGGGCAAGCAGGCAAGATTTCCCCTGCGCGTTTCGGAAAATGGTCTGACTTTTCTGGTTGATCTGCAAGAGGGCCTGCACAGCGGCCTGTTTCTCGACCAGCGCCGCAACCGCCGGGATTTCATGAACCGCGTGGCGGGACGAACGGTGCTCAACCTGTTTGCCTTCACTGGGGCCTTTTCGGTGGCCGCCGCCGCTTCCGGTGCAAGCCAGGTCACCAGTGTGGATGCCGCCGGCGCTTATCTGGAGCGGGCCGAGGAAAATTTCCGTGTCAACGGCCTTGACCCCAGCGCCCATGAGTTTTTGACCGGCGACTGTTTTCGCGTGCTTGATGAGTTGGTCAGGGCCGGGCGCCGCTTTGAGACGGTGTTGATGGATCCGCCCTCCTTCTCCACCACCCGCCAGAGCCGTTTCACCACCCGGGGCGGCACTAGCGATCTGGTGGCTCAGTCCCTGCGCCTGCTGCCCCCGGGCGGCCTGCTGATTTGTTCCTCCAATCACCAAAAGGTCGACCTGGCGGATTTTCTCAAGGAAATCCGACGCGGGGCCCTTCAGGGCGGGCGCGACCTGCGGGTCCTTGCAACCTACGCCCAGCCCGAGGATTTTCCTTATCCGGTGACCTTTCCCGAGGGGCGCTATCTTAAGTATTTGGTGATGGAAGCGGGCGCTGAGCCCAGGGCGCCCAGCTAA
- a CDS encoding permease → MDGVAKVVSDLAALFWREFLYILPYLAIGVVMEAVIRTFKWHVKIRKALTRYGSMSIVFAAFLGAFNPLCACAVLPLVISLMVAGLPLAPAMALLVTSPLMSPATYAMLSAMLGFGWANLVLFCALVLGVGVGVIVHLLRRRGFSAEDVFREKLPQGDFHDPNYPVEKLRCECGKQLSHRVDRCTHHKGLVFLARLWEGTFKIGKFVMIGLLINVIVTSLVPNHWIVSLLSGEGIWPIFAITFATIPLHLPQVTAASMIFGFYLPDPGEIVPLATGPGIAMLIGGPVTALPVMGVFLAMFHKRVVLLYLGLCVTGTLLLATTLRLIF, encoded by the coding sequence ATGGATGGTGTAGCGAAGGTGGTCAGTGATCTGGCCGCCCTGTTCTGGCGCGAGTTTCTCTATATCCTGCCATATCTGGCTATCGGCGTCGTCATGGAGGCGGTCATCCGCACCTTCAAGTGGCACGTCAAGATTCGCAAGGCCCTGACCCGTTATGGATCGATGTCCATCGTCTTCGCGGCTTTTCTCGGCGCCTTTAATCCCTTGTGCGCGTGCGCCGTGCTGCCTTTGGTGATTTCCCTGATGGTCGCCGGACTGCCTCTGGCCCCGGCCATGGCGCTGCTGGTAACCTCGCCGCTGATGAGTCCCGCCACCTATGCCATGCTCTCGGCGATGCTGGGCTTCGGCTGGGCGAACCTGGTTCTGTTCTGCGCCCTGGTTCTTGGGGTCGGCGTCGGGGTGATCGTCCATCTGCTGCGGCGTCGCGGCTTTTCCGCGGAGGATGTTTTTCGCGAGAAGCTCCCCCAGGGAGATTTTCACGATCCCAACTATCCTGTGGAGAAGCTGCGCTGTGAGTGCGGCAAGCAGCTCTCCCACCGCGTCGATCGCTGCACGCACCACAAGGGGCTGGTATTTCTGGCGCGTTTGTGGGAGGGAACCTTCAAGATCGGCAAGTTCGTCATGATCGGGTTGCTCATCAACGTGATCGTGACCTCCCTGGTGCCGAACCATTGGATTGTTTCCCTGCTGTCCGGCGAAGGTATCTGGCCGATCTTTGCCATCACCTTTGCGACCATCCCCCTGCATCTGCCGCAAGTGACGGCCGCGTCCATGATCTTCGGCTTTTACCTGCCTGATCCCGGCGAGATCGTGCCCCTGGCCACCGGCCCGGGCATTGCCATGCTCATCGGCGGACCCGTTACCGCCCTGCCGGTCATGGGGGTGTTTCTGGCCATGTTCCACAAGCGGGTGGTGCTGCTTTATCTGGGATTGTGCGTGACCGGCACCTTGCTGCTGGCAACGACCCTGCGGCTGATTTTTTAA
- a CDS encoding DoxX family protein has product MALGKIFNTVESNGLIFLRLGLGAVFIAHGAQKLFGWFGGAGFEATIAYFEQNFGIPMSLTILAMATEFFGGIGVVLGLLTRVAALGLAVVMVVAVVLVHLPHGFFLNWACHEAAGHGYEFNLALLAMSLTLVVSGAGNLSADKWLSEL; this is encoded by the coding sequence GTGGCCCTTGGAAAAATCTTCAATACCGTCGAAAGCAACGGCTTGATTTTTTTGCGCCTCGGCCTGGGAGCCGTGTTCATCGCCCATGGGGCGCAAAAGCTTTTCGGCTGGTTCGGCGGGGCCGGTTTTGAGGCCACCATAGCCTACTTCGAACAAAATTTCGGCATCCCCATGTCCCTGACGATTTTGGCCATGGCGACCGAATTCTTCGGCGGCATCGGGGTGGTGCTCGGGCTTCTGACCCGAGTGGCCGCTTTGGGACTGGCCGTGGTCATGGTGGTGGCCGTGGTTCTGGTGCATCTGCCCCACGGCTTTTTCCTCAACTGGGCCTGCCATGAGGCTGCGGGCCACGGATACGAATTCAATCTGGCCCTTCTGGCCATGAGTCTGACCTTGGTGGTGTCGGGAGCCGGGAATCTCTCCGCAGACAAGTGGCTCAGCGAACTCTAG